A single genomic interval of Equus quagga isolate Etosha38 chromosome 19, UCLA_HA_Equagga_1.0, whole genome shotgun sequence harbors:
- the DUSP6 gene encoding dual specificity protein phosphatase 6: MIDTLRPVPFASEMAISKTVEWLNEQLELGNERLLLMDCRPQELYESSHIESAINVAIPGIMLRRLQKGKLPVRALFTRGEDRDRFTRRCGTDTVVLYDESSSDWNENTGGESVLGLLLKKLKDEGCRAFYLEGGFSKFQAEFALHCETNLDGSCSSSSPPLPVLGLGGLRISSDSSSDIESDLDRDPNSATDSDGSPLSNSQPSFPVEILPFLYLGCAKDSTNLDVLEEFGIKYILNVTPNLPNLFENAGEFKYKQIPISDHWSQNLSQFFPEAISFIDEARGKNCGVLVHCLAGISRSVTVTVAYLMQKLNLSMNDAYDIVKMKKSNISPNFNFMGQLLDFERTLGLSSPCDNRVPAQQLYFTTPSNQNVYQVDSLQST, from the exons ATGATAGATACGCTCAGACCCGTGCCCTTCGCTTCGGAAATGGCGATCAGCAAGACGGTGGAATGGCTCAACGAGCAGCTGGAGCTGGGTAACGAGCGGCTGCTGCTGATGGACTGCCGGCCGCAGGAGCTGTACGAGTCGTCGCACATCGAGTCAGCCATCAACGTGGCCATCCCGGGCATCATGCTGCGGCGCCTGCAGAAGGGCAAACTGCCCGTGCGCGCGCTCTTCACGCGCGGCGAGGACCGGGACCGCTTCACGCGGCGCTGCGGCACCGACACGGTGGTGCTCTACGACGAGAGTAGTAGCGACTGGAACGAGAACACGGGCGGCGAGTCGGTGCTGGGACTGCTGCTCAAGAAGCTCAAGGACGAGGGCTGCCGGGCGTTCTACCTGGAAG GTGGCTTCAGCAAGTTCCAAGCCGAGTTCGCCCTGCACTGCGAGACCAATCTAGACGGCTCATGTAGCAGCAGTTCGCCACCACTGCCAGTGCTGGGGCTCGGGGGCCTGCGGATCAGCTCCGACTCCTCCTCGGACATTGAGTCTGACCTTGACCGAGACCCCAATAGTGCAACGGACTCAGATGGCAGCCCGCTGTCCAACAGCCAGCCTTCTTTCCCCGTGGAGATCTTGCCCTTCCTCTACTTGGGCTGTGCCAAGGACTCCACCAACCTGGACGTGTTGGAGGAGTTCGGCATCAAGTACATCTTGAACGTCACCCCCAACTTGCCGAATCTCTTTGAGAACGCAGGAGAGTTTAAATACAAACAGATCCCCATCTCGGATCACTGGAGCCAAAACCTGTCCCAGTTTTTCCCTGAAGCCATTTCTTTCATAG ATGAAGCCCGGGGCAAAAACTGTGGCGTGTTGGTGCACTGCTTGGCTGGCATCAGCCGCTCGGTCACTGTGACTGTGGCTTATCTTATGCAGAAGCTCAATCTGTCGATGAACGACGCTTATGACATTGTGAAGATGAAGAAATCCAACATCTCCCCCAACTTCAACTTCATGGGCCAGCTGCTGGACTTCGAGAGGACACTGGGACTCAGCAGCCCCTGTGACAACCGGGTCCCAGCCCAGCAGCTCTATTTCACCACCCCCTCTAACCAGAATGTCTACCAGGTGGACTCGCTGCAATCCACGTGA